In Artemia franciscana chromosome 8, ASM3288406v1, whole genome shotgun sequence, a genomic segment contains:
- the LOC136030167 gene encoding uncharacterized protein LOC136030167 isoform X1, with amino-acid sequence MMEEMRQGIGYLNIEATDSEMPNEHDPLFDGVVRNVRFNMLGQIDRKTYEVKNLDGPLDFSKRRRVEPIKSEPESVTLNELVNMSHQYLTDNHTPPLVEPPSLQCLVRGDQSLEFTRRVSPQSEVSLQAYSPRAYSPTRSPYPLLPRRKNSVPAGIHLAPEVQKDSSLMMSRSDPSQRRHSRTSKLLIGGDIDVNSQFRNFTGSETERKLREDSRQRYEEFRREMIDKMEMARKARVKHGRTQSESRESYSSDDQRFIDESLSAEMGKDSEYYYRRKKNNEAAKKSRDLRRTREEENEIKVQFYEMENENLRNQLSLVLHQLALYRGTTVDKIEMTRPLIPCVERN; translated from the exons ctgaaatGCCCAATGAACATGATCCTTTGTTCGACGGTGTTGTACGGAACGTTCGATTCAATATGTTAGGACAGATTGATCGAAAAACGTACGAAGTGAAAAACTTGGATGGTCCACTGGATTTTTCAAAGAGACGCCGTGTTGAGCCAATCAAATCTGAGCCAGAATCAGTAACTTTAAATGAATTAGTTAATATGTCTCATCAGTATTTGACAGACAACCACACTCCTCCCCTTGTAGAGCCTCCTTCATTGCAATGTCTTGTTAGAGGAGATCAATCACTTGAATTTACTCGTCGAGTCTCCCCACAAAGTGAAGTTAGTTTACAAGCGTATTCCCCACGTGCTTACTCACCGACCCGTTCACCATACCCTCTCCTGCCGAGGAGAAAAAATTCTGTACCGGCTGGGATTCATCTGGCACCAGAGGTACAAAAAGATAGCTCATTAATGATGTCAAGGTCAGATCCATCACAGAGGAGACATTCTAGAACTTCGAAACTACTTATAGGGGGAGATATTGATGTAAATTCGCAGTTCAGAAATTTTACTGGATCAGAAACGGAAAGGAAGTTAAGAGAG GATTCTCGTCAGCGGTATGAAGAATTCCGTCGTGAAATGATTGATAAAATGGAAATGGCACGAAAAGCCAGAGTGAAACACGGAAGAACACAATCAGAAAGTAGAGAAAGTTATTCAA GTGATGACCAGCGATTCATAGATGAATCCTTATCAGCAGAAATGGGCAAAGATTCTGAATACTATTACAGAAGGAAGAAAAATAACGAAGCTGCCAAGAAATCTCGTGATCTCAGACGTACCcgagaagaagaaaatgaaatcaaagTACAGTTTTATGAAATGGAAAATGAAAACTTGAGGAATCAGCTGAGCTTAGTTCTTCACCAGCTTGCCCTCTATAGGGGGACAACTgttgataaaattgaaatgacCCGGCCTTTGATTCCTTGTGTAGAAAGAAATTAA
- the LOC136030167 gene encoding uncharacterized protein LOC136030167 isoform X2, giving the protein MPNEHDPLFDGVVRNVRFNMLGQIDRKTYEVKNLDGPLDFSKRRRVEPIKSEPESVTLNELVNMSHQYLTDNHTPPLVEPPSLQCLVRGDQSLEFTRRVSPQSEVSLQAYSPRAYSPTRSPYPLLPRRKNSVPAGIHLAPEVQKDSSLMMSRSDPSQRRHSRTSKLLIGGDIDVNSQFRNFTGSETERKLREDSRQRYEEFRREMIDKMEMARKARVKHGRTQSESRESYSSDDQRFIDESLSAEMGKDSEYYYRRKKNNEAAKKSRDLRRTREEENEIKVQFYEMENENLRNQLSLVLHQLALYRGTTVDKIEMTRPLIPCVERN; this is encoded by the exons atGCCCAATGAACATGATCCTTTGTTCGACGGTGTTGTACGGAACGTTCGATTCAATATGTTAGGACAGATTGATCGAAAAACGTACGAAGTGAAAAACTTGGATGGTCCACTGGATTTTTCAAAGAGACGCCGTGTTGAGCCAATCAAATCTGAGCCAGAATCAGTAACTTTAAATGAATTAGTTAATATGTCTCATCAGTATTTGACAGACAACCACACTCCTCCCCTTGTAGAGCCTCCTTCATTGCAATGTCTTGTTAGAGGAGATCAATCACTTGAATTTACTCGTCGAGTCTCCCCACAAAGTGAAGTTAGTTTACAAGCGTATTCCCCACGTGCTTACTCACCGACCCGTTCACCATACCCTCTCCTGCCGAGGAGAAAAAATTCTGTACCGGCTGGGATTCATCTGGCACCAGAGGTACAAAAAGATAGCTCATTAATGATGTCAAGGTCAGATCCATCACAGAGGAGACATTCTAGAACTTCGAAACTACTTATAGGGGGAGATATTGATGTAAATTCGCAGTTCAGAAATTTTACTGGATCAGAAACGGAAAGGAAGTTAAGAGAG GATTCTCGTCAGCGGTATGAAGAATTCCGTCGTGAAATGATTGATAAAATGGAAATGGCACGAAAAGCCAGAGTGAAACACGGAAGAACACAATCAGAAAGTAGAGAAAGTTATTCAA GTGATGACCAGCGATTCATAGATGAATCCTTATCAGCAGAAATGGGCAAAGATTCTGAATACTATTACAGAAGGAAGAAAAATAACGAAGCTGCCAAGAAATCTCGTGATCTCAGACGTACCcgagaagaagaaaatgaaatcaaagTACAGTTTTATGAAATGGAAAATGAAAACTTGAGGAATCAGCTGAGCTTAGTTCTTCACCAGCTTGCCCTCTATAGGGGGACAACTgttgataaaattgaaatgacCCGGCCTTTGATTCCTTGTGTAGAAAGAAATTAA